The Belonocnema kinseyi isolate 2016_QV_RU_SX_M_011 chromosome 2, B_treatae_v1, whole genome shotgun sequence nucleotide sequence GTATTGGAGCCTCACCCTTTGAATTACTTGTCGGCAACACGATACGAAATAAAGAAGATGTCCGTTTGCAAGAATTGATTCAATAACCACTCAGGGAAGAATTCGACAACGCCAGGGAAGAAATCAGAAAGCAAGCAAAAGGGCAGATAGCTCAAATTCAATAGGAGAATCAGCACACCTACAACAAAAAGAGAAGGAAAGCAACCAAGTATCAGGTCGTTGACTTAGTTGCCATTGCGAGAACTCAACTGGGCCCCGGTTTGAAAGAAAAGATCAAATCATTCGGCCCCTACCGTGTAGTTAAGGTCAAAGGAAGAGAGCGAAGCGATGTCAGGCGACGATGCTGGTCAGGACGGCCGATTGTAGGAAAGTAGGTCTATAGCGTAAGTTTTTAGGATCCTCTAAACGATATTTGTCttttatttagaatatatttgttaattgGATGTCGGCATTACGTTGTATTGGATGTCGGCATTACGTTGTATTGGATGTCGGCAAAGTattatttaactttatatttgaattttccttttcttAATGAAAGCGgtttttacttataattatagacgaattatgaaatttgtactCTTTCTAACATTCGTCATGAAATTTGAAacgataataaacaattatttgagacaattaactttcataaatattgcttgtgcaaaaaagtttttgaaatttgatacaATAGTCAGAACGACTTCCAATTTACATCAATATCGAAagataaaaatcataataaaatattataaactgttttttttatatatttagctattaataaagaaattttatcaaTGTTGCGCAATGTtactccaaaattaaaaaaaaactataaacattacaatcattttcaagtactttattttccattaaagcttttcaatttcaTCGACCGTGAAAAgccttacttttcaataaaattttcttattcaattaatataataatcataatatttcaattgcagtgcaatattaaaaaatcaatgattaaacttcaaggaaaaatgaatttgtatgcTAGTTCGTTCTTAGGCtatatattatttcatattttttgcatttgtaactcagaacaatatttcaaaaagtatttttaacgttcaattattattaataaataatcatgtCATGTTATATTAATATAGTTATTCACTttaatcaagacaataaataataatatcaaaattcaaatagAGATGACAGAAATTCTATTTGAACTGCCCGCCAAAAAGTAAACagaattttcgtataaaactcgAGCAACTtagattttttcataataaattttgcttttaaaaatataagaagctTTCTTGATTAGCACACTGCAGAAGAACATtcgattaaatgttttttattatataaaaattgaatttttactctttttcccatgcatttgaaTGAATCTTGGCCTAATGAACAATCAGCGCCACCGTGGCCGCGGTCAACTCTCATGACACTTCTAAAGCATAGGCTGGATAGGAAGAGCCAGGGAGCTGACATAGGAGaatgtatcatttggagactgaattttggcatgccgagagttgtggagtgcagAACCGCGCTATCGCCACCTGAAGACTTGTCAAAGCAATTCTTCGCTTTGCTATAttcgactaaataattgttaatatggaaactaattgaaataatattgaccTATTTCCAAGATTCTTTCATTAAACAGTGCACACtaatcacttagaataaaattataatttcctaatgtaacttccaaatgttaggttagtcatggctgTCGATATTTAAACTTAAGCTGAGGTGTATAGAAAAAATCATGACCGTCTGCATATACAATTACGTATTTTTACTTCAAGCACCAGCtaactttattttgttgaatacagaaaatctagaggaaatttcttcgaacaggcatcaatttcgatgcagacggtcacgacttagtttttacagcccggctttggtggtttgaatgtcatgtcaattttgactaacctaagatttggaaattatactacgccaagtacaatttatatttcaagacaataatagtcactggtaaatggaaggaaattaaaagttaggtaattattattataacttatctacttatcaacatctatttcacccaaataactcccgacaaaatcattttgacaggtgactgacaatttgtagacgacacttcacgttgctctggatgagaaaaaacagtctctaaattatgcttttcccctagattctcataatgaaactgtgtggctcaaatttgttgcaactttgGACATCGATTTTGGTCAGACGGTGGTTactcaatataaaaataagtagaaatacataaataattgttagAATGACTATTTATGAATTTCCAGTTATTTTTGTACTGTTTTCTGTATGaaaatctttttatgaaaaaagaagattGTGAAATTCTTTTTCGAAGTATGTTGCTCGTGAAAACAACAACAACGAACAGTTACCGTAGTTACTGTTGGCCAttctggaattttgaactaagactAGCGGAGTGAGGTGCGGGAAGTGCAATCGCTACGCCATCTGGCGTATACTCCTAGCGGGATCAAAGTATGTTCGACACTCTAGCCATTGTCAGTGACCACTGCCTGATTTTGGTGCactttggaggatcggcgattttctgtgtgtcGTCAGTTTGAGTTCAGAAACTATCTTTACTCAATGAGCAAATTACAAGCTTACTTAGAGGGAAACCATCTAGAAATCTATAGAATTTCTTTAACCTTTGAATAGTCAACATTCGTGCAAAAAGGGCCCTTATtgacaacaaataattttttagaaaacgaaaaaaaaacgagtttagcttaaatatttctgtatactattgaataattaattataatcagTGGACATAGGTCCCTTTTTGCACGAATTCTATAAAATTACACttattctaataaaatttatttttattgtataaaatgcCAATATAGCGTTTTCTTGTACATAAACTTACATATGTAACCATTTTATTTAACCGTTTATCTTAAATTCTACAAACGTCAGTTTATAGATTAACACaactttaattatatataattatggttccagaaacaaaaaacaatataaacaacAACaaactatatgtatatatgtataatatattgTATTTGTTACGATTCGCGTAAAAAGGAACCTTAGTTCTGTACTTAGGTccctttttgaataaaacagaattttgaaaagtggTTTTCGCTCAATTTGATGAAATCACACGACGCAGCATCTTGTGTTAGTTACGAATCAATCCTTATCTCACTTTTGGAAAAAGTGGGTTTAAGGCCCTTTTTGCAGGCAGCGCTTCATATGTGTGGTAGTTCTAAACTCGAAGTTATATTAACAAACAGGTGGACACTTGTCACAAACAGAAGGACTAACACAGGGCAACAGGATTGACCTGTCATCGTAacacacaatttaatttttttaagatttaattatcCACCTATCAATTCCTGAAAAAATGTTGTTGCCCACTTTCATTCATGAattgattgaattattttatttaatttgcaattgAGAATAACTGTGACGTGTGAATCTATTGTTTACTAATTGAAAGTAATTGAAACTAATTGGaactaattcaaaataattgggAATATTCGTACATGTGTTTAACTCACTTTATAAAGAGAATATAGTATTTTTCATCCACAGTTTGTAAATCTTAGTTTCTGGTGAAACAAGGCAAAAAATTCAGTTAGAGAtgatttttcatatattcttctTATCTTTGTTCTTCGTGCAATCATTTTGCGAAGAATTTCCAAGAAGATTTTGTAAGgtaagagaaaaaaaagtttataacgttaatcgcattttttattgaaaagttttcttACACGCAAACAAAAATTGACTGTCTTTcggaatttatcttttgtttaaattgtgaaaacTAATTTATTGTCAAGGTATTATagaatcaacaaaatattttttacaaaaaatctagGAAATTGAAATTCTAAAGTCATTCGAAACTGATGTGTTATAAAACACATTGAAGGTTTTttaattaacgcaaataaaatttttgtaaattcaaggaAGCAAGATATGCATATCATAACTCAGTGTGgaacaatatgaataaaaaataccattttttattttattagtatttttgttaGTAACTAAAGTAATCTGGTCGTACCGATAGACAACTGGCGGACCCAGAATTGAAGGGTTCTTTTTCGATTTTCACAACTTTgcagacaattttaaaaaaatgctttgttCGTTTATACAGAGAACAACACAAATCATTCAACTTCGATAGAAAAATGATTTGAGTATGAAAAAACTacataataagatttaaaataaattaatatatacgTTATTTGAAAAAAGGGATTTAAACTCTTACATCGTTGCCATTTTTAAACAGATACGCATAAATGTAGGGTTAGAATATTTCACTGgggctgaaaatgattttttttaacttcgcgctaattctcattttttcactttaatgTTTTAGATTGAAATCGGCCAACGTCGTGCTAAATGAAATGTTTCGTTGCTAAAATGTGTGAGAAATTTATTTCAGTTTCACAAGCTTTAATATAAATTAGTGTCAGTAGAATTCACCGAAGGccctatttctttctttttcctggacttttaaattatttgaattgtacGCATTTAGAAGTGAACTGTAGAATCGATCTTAGATTAAGATTGATGTCTCGTAAAAGgagtaaatcaaaaaattacattatggCGCTATGatcttaattttagaaataaatgatTATGAAACTCACTTTATCTGAGCTCTCTGgctcataataattttttgccgtgtatgcatatttttattttacattaaaattattttaatcttagaGTACAGACGTAGAATGTATGCGGAACAAGCGAACTTGGGCTTGGGCGGATTCCATTCTGAACAAGAGGgtatgtttctttttcttataTCCCTATAACTGATATCTCACTATCTTATAAGTAACAGAAGGCagttagagaaaaatattttatttatataagttTGATAGGATAAAGTCACACACGAAATTGCAAAGTTATACTTTGattaataatatatgaaatattttagaagattcttgtttcaaattttgttaaaatcatcttTTGACTTTTGACTTGTAATAATCTTATTCTTCAATCAACGAAAACTtgcttaaaagaatattttttattttgttttgtaatgTGTCAACGAATTTAGATTTTTCGTCATTGCGGTTAAGTGGGGTGAACTTCCGATAGAGGTGTATGTCCGATATTCTTCGGGCTCCGCATACTTACTTATTTTGACGCGCTAATTACGAATataatagtgaaaattggcgcaaatttgattttcaatgtgACAtcatttcaaaatcataaaaatcatgcAAGAATTTTTTGTACGAGTGACATTTTCTGAGAAAAACATCTATTTGTCATGATCTCCATCGTATCTCTATTAGTTTCGGTTTGATATCGAAAGGAAGGAACCCCTGGGATGGGccacaaaaatattgtatagttacATCTGTACCCCTTTTTCAAAGTTTTGTGGGGGCAGGAAGGCACGCCTTTACCATTTACCTTTGCCATATCCCTTTACCATTTCATTTTACCATTCTCTTTGCCATTTTTCgtcacaattattttcttttacaacGATTTCCATTTAGAATGTAAAGAGCCATGGTTTATGGGTTTTttaaccctacacggatcctgCGGGCGATAAATGTGCCTAGAGTACAGTGAAGTGGTTGATGTTGCCGGTTGTTCGCTGTCTGTCAAGTAAAAAGCAAATGCTGAGCGATTGGAGCATATTTGTCCCCCAGAGGAACCGTTACGTTCGAGTTTCGTCACGttaagacaattttatattttcatgaaaatgaacgCATTTGACGTATTTTTCTACTgtatatcatggtattttaatgttttgaattgatttttcgTAATCTAAGTGAAAATCATATGTCAAAATTACTAAAAGTGTGATATCTATCAATATAaagttgttttatttaattttattcatacaatgtcgagaatatacgaactaaaaagtgccgatgctgtgatTACAGTGTCGCAAGAAATCGAGAAaagttgcaaccgacctgtgtgtgacgaacatagggcggtcttgtgcaacctttgcaccgaaGTAGATGGAgcttatttgatacaaaatttattttaattaattgttttttacttcaattttattttaaggattagttggaaataaaaatggttttttagaaaaggcttctttttttaaattccggtgaatttttcctatctttcaaaattactaaccgctttttcatttaaaaaaactttttcttcattttttatctttatttaaatgaaaccatcTTATTGTGCATCAGAAAACAAAGATATTGGCCTATTATATattccaattatttataataataagcattctgcccgcacttctaatatttctcatttttttaattttctaacttcgaatgttcaaataaatatattttttgaaagaaacccAATTATAACCTACACCAACTTAAGGTGTAATTTGTTCCTTTTAAAATGGCgtttaataatgttaaattagttaattaggaaagaaatgacatgattttttccaaaaaatgtcaaaaacacgatGTTTCGcgattcttatttgtttaaacatttttttcaacatttcaaattcattaaaacatGATTTTATGTACTCCAATCTCTTCGACATTAAAAAACGAAGAGAATGGTATATATTAACATCTGATtccgatgaaaggaaaagattgtgcaccaggaatccaaatgggggacatttgtcacccacaggagccggtgagggcaaaaaaatgtataggatacatctaaggttaaaaatgaaaatcgatgTATCTCTGATTTTCTGGGAAACTGCCACccgcaaaacaaattttttaagccaagaaatgtgtatttcgatgttATCTACaactttcattttaaagatttttttggattttgcatcTTAGATGAGATAAACCCAGAagaccatgatttttatggttttcgatgattttaccatgaaaataaattttgcgtcaattttcattatcatattcgtTATTAGCGCGTAAAAATACATAAGTGTACGGAGTCTGAAGACAATCGGACTTACAcccttttcggaagtttatccaaaaaaattaaatttgaacttagTATCAAAGTTCAGTGATATTAAAATACTTACCTATTTTAAATTGtacgtcacaatttaaaattaaaaatcattttactttttaatttgaaaaaaagcagcGGATACCCGTGCAGAAATAGCCAAATATTTTGTCGTAATTCTGACTTGGGCCCGATCGGACACACTGTTTTGTGGATGTTaaatgtgcccccccccccaaccccaaCTTAAAAGCTAATCTTGAAAGTAGATGGTACCCTTTTAATTTTGGGGCTCAAAGTGGGTTGATTCCAAATtccccaagtttcaatgtaaagtgtcatacgtcaaaaatatttcaattaatacttcaaatagtgacaaaataagtggaaaaTTCCAAAAACGAGTACAAGACGAATGCATTAGTATTGTATAGGGTAGACCGGGTACGGTTGTgacaattttcatttgatcgccTATAATGTTTTCAGTATGCCAGTTAACTggataaaaggaatttttagtgTGAAATGTACATTTGTctataaataaatactaaaattttgtttctaagtaCAATGGTTAATTTATAGgagcaaattagaaaaaaaaatataaaatgttacaaCCGACCACACCCCAGGAGCGGTTGTGACAGTGCTTGAGGTCGTTAGTGGCTGgtttaaaaatataccaaaatgGTCTTTATTGCTAGTAATATgttacataatataatataatctatTCCTGGATTATCGCTAACCATTAtgtaacgaaagaaataaaatctAGGAATATTTTAATCGCTAATAACTAATAAGTAACTGTAGCATCTATCGTTATTATAACAGCCTTCATATTTATCAGTCAAACAGTCAAATATCAACTTTCCGTAAAGAAGTTTCGCGTTTCAGTTCTGTATAagcgtctttatattttcacactGCCCTCTTTCGGTTTTCCTTACGCTTTTGCaggcatttaaaagaaaaaaaaacttattttacttACGTCACAATCGTACCCAGAAAATGTGTCACAACTGAACCCAACACACTCattcgcaacaaaaaaaatcGCCATGCCAATAACGAATAATCTACGTACAAAGTAATCACTTCTATTTACCCACGAATGTTTAACTTATATCGAGGAAAAACGTTTATTACTCTATATTAACAcatataacaattattaaaagaaatcgaataataataattaccttttGCTGCTAAAAATTAATGCAGGCCTCTGCAAGCTTCAATGTCGTGCAAAAACTGACGCAATCCTGACACATATGTTCAGACGGGCCTGCCGCTCATTTTTACCCTTAGCACTCTACCACGTATTCCTTATAGTTTCGCTAATATGACGACTGTCACAAGCGTAACCTGGCACAACCGTACCCGGTCTACcctacttaaaaatatttctgagttACGTGTTTAAGACTATAGTAAGTAAATTTATGAAGTACGTTAAGATGAAACTTAACCTCGAAataaggttatttatttataagaaaagaagcagaagtaatatttactgtgttgaatgtgaaaataaattagattaacTATAacgtcataaaaatatttattgtaaggTATTTTTACGTGATTTGATATAATCGGTATGTGAATAGAaaaactactatcggcgagaaaataataggcatctgcctttgaagctcaACAACTCAGCCAAAAAAACTGCtaccgaaataaaaaaaaatagtcatatgaaggctaaaagtgttctacgtacaTGAGCTTGAGCACGTTTATGTGAAAACATTTTTgtgctttgcagactgaaaaatgtaacaaaaaaattgttgggtacatttaagaacagtcaactTTAGACCATTATTTCTTGtacaaggggcaatgggaaattttgaaaaaattgatgagtATGAGGATAACTATTGTGAACGTTTGATAaactgatttttatattttcaaattttagttaaagagGTGAAATATACGATTTtaatcatatattatttttaaaatccttttaattagagataataaaagtaaattaatatgggcccaatCGGGGACAGACCGGGTTATCTATATAGGCGCTATACTTGGGCCTCGATGACGATTGCGTTTCATTTCGTGTCTGCTCTGTTCTAGATAGCCCGATTTGGGCCAAATCCTGCCCGATCAGGTCCTGATcagatccatattggaatttctgcacgggtattaAAGGAAAACATAACGTCTTTCTTTGTTCCTACGAAATTCCAAAAAGGTGCTTAATGCggcaaaaattggaattttctacaaTCATCTTAGTTctgtacaaataataattaatcagagTAATAACTGATGACAGCTATCTTTCGCTACAAGTTATTGATCCCATAGTCTAAAATATGCAATTATATATTACGCACAGGATAATAAGtatccaaaatatattaaacgtTATCGGTATTGAATTATCACgagaaaatgtctctttttactGATATAGTATTACTCATTCAACTTTTTacttcaattaagtaattttcttaatacgttaatgaatatttttcagataCGTCGTCCAAACGAAGACGCTATTTCTGCTAGAAGGGTAGaaacaattccattttatttcatCGAATTAGTGATCAatcatgtttaataaatttaaattttattttattctattaactatttattttgatGACTAAATCAGATACATGCTAAAACGAATACCTTTTGTGCATACATTCTCGGAAATTATTAGGAGACTTTAACTTGAATTTCGTTTTCGTAATGTatatctaaaatttataaattgcatcgtttgcattttttaaatacattacaaGCGAAATAATTATGCTACTGATGATAATCCTTTTTATAGATGACAGACGACTTACCACTTGCAGATGATATATTACACGTAAGTGAATGTTGTAagataatacaaataaaaatttaaatattttttcacattattcagaaataaatatcctaaattatttttcaggacATTACATCCAAGTTAGATGATCTTCCTTCTATCGTAAACCTTTCGGATGATTCGTCTGTAAgataaatattgttaattcaattttaatgttttactcTTCAGCCAATACGTAGGAACAGGAAGTGTAAAATTTACAGAAAGTTTGGGGTACATAAGgtcattttagtatattttacaaGCGATTTCAGGATAATCAACTTATTTTCTGTATATTTTACCTAACATCcactaaaatttacaaattagagAAACATTCAAATACGCCAGATTTTACTGAAGTGGGTGAAACGTACAGAAAATCAATctatttaaatgaactttttgcaAAATATACATTCATGCTAAAATATCTTGTTGTCCATATTCGTACTGgaagttttgtaaattttacgttttgtaaattttatccgCGTGAAAGTCCAAAACTGATTTCGAATTTCAAGAATCGAGTTTGCAAagtttttaatctaattaaaaaaaataatttatcgaaTCATGGAAGAAAAGCCTattacattaataaatcttttaaaaggattttagcgAACCCGTCGAACGTCCTGAGGCAGTGGCTTGTCCAGGGTTGAATGTAAGTAAAATAAATATCGTTAATTTTGAGACGAATACCTTCTTGTCccctatttttaattgaatctcaTTGCAAACAGTTAAACATCTGCTTCATTTTTCCCCCTCACCCCtaaattttgtcttcaaaattcaagCTCACTAGATTACTACATTCTCAGAACATCCccagaataaattaaataattaattaatgttagtTTTCGTAAATATAATAACTGCTTGCCAGGAAGTAGAACTAATAGTTATATTCATATACAATACCATGCGTTCAATCATACTTTCCTCGGCTACAAAAACTACCCTTTATAGaggttaaaatatgatattttgaagattttatacgCCATTCTTTGGATTTGTTGGTATTTAAAtgtcttaacaaaataaataggtgaatataatattttaaacacgATAAAGGGTAGTTTTTACTCTTAGGGGTAGAATTCTTGGTCTAACTGGACCCAATTGGTTTTTCTAAACATATGGTACCATCAGTTGTATTTCCTGGCAAACAGTTATTACATTTATAGACATTAATACTAATTAACcatgttaataatttttggaCAGTTCAAGGACCCAGGACCACAGCTTAAGATTACGCATATTTAAAGTGTATTCAAAAGAAGAACACGACGGCCATAAGTGAGCATTAATCTAAAAACCATGGAGAATaaacataaggagaccaaactagtggaactgaaaatgaacacttttctgttgctagaagaaTGCACACAGAAATGTGCAAAATCACaattacgtatagttcaaaacttcccgagcgtcgcgtgccaaccgcacttaaaaaaatatggtcgCTGATatgaacgcgagtcaaatataaataaataatgattgaacaattaatagtttgggaataaaggcaaggatgttagaattaaaaattgctgTATAAAAGCttaagtttccaataagtgtggtttcaagtgtatagtgtacaagactttcattaagtttaatttttgttgtttttgttacgaacgcttCGAATATCTATCGCATGCATTGTGTtcgtaaaagtaatttgatatttcataaacatactacctacctttTCCAtggcgattaattttttattccacaaacatttcacaaaatcctgtctgattattaattatttatttgttcaagcgacctgtcaaaacaaaacagtGGAGGCGGCCACATTTTTGTTAAGGGCGGTTGGCACaccacgctcggaaagttttgaactatgcgtaagtgtgattttacacctgtgtgtgtgcgtacttccgGCAACAGAAAAATGACCGTTTTTGGTGCAGTCCATGcgttacagattggtctcctgaTATCTATTCCCCATGCTAGAAACTTAAAGTCCGCACACTTTGCTCAATGAAGTGCGTCAAAGTGCGCCTTCTTTTGTTTGCAAAGTAAGATCTATAATGCGGAGATTCAGGAAGTCATCGCAGAGAGTACGGCGATTGAGATGAATTTTCGTATTGAATGGActgaatttataaaagtaaatgcGAGTTTCGCCCACATCTGACGAAATTCATCTCTGTTGCCACAGACTTTCTGCTATTACACACTTAATATGAAAGTTTTGATCAGTCATGCggcttttaatttcattttcgacCTTAAATTACTATCCGCCAAGACAGGCTGACTTTACGTTTACCTcaatatcataaattattttaccTAATGACTTTAAGGCAATcctgaaattaattcaaattaaattttaaggttttctttttactatgCAGATAGATAGACTTttcttagaaaacattttttgtttgttatcgTCTGAGCGTCAATTCGCGGAAGAACAAACTGGGCCCTTTCTCtcggtttcactgtattttgtaaaataaattaaaaaaatacgtttatttttttcagaaattacaaCAAGTTCCAAAAAACGTATTGCAGACTATTAACTATTAAGAATTGcatgaactgaaaatttttttatgcaatatgCACGCTTATACAGCAGATCATTGGCAAGACAAACAAtgcaaaaaaacgaaaattccttTAACCCTCATGTGGGTGCGCCTTTTTTATCACTTCTTTTACAGCTCAATATCTCACCATAAACCTTTGTAATCgggattatttttcaaagaatcttcAAAACAgaggtttaaataataaaaaacatttgtttaaactcGAACGATATATAAAGTAGATATACAATAAACATACTAATGAAAGTTGGACGTTAGACTACCGCCCACGCACCCGCTTGAAggttaacatttcaaaattacttaaactaTAAATACAACTGAAAATTCGTGCTTTGCCCATTTTTCTATGTATtgcatattaatttaattttttttcaagtctatATGTACAGGAAAAGCCTAGTAAGTGACTGTTTTCATAGAGGCTAGCTTCTCATGCGCATGTATCGGAAATTAGTCTATATGGCAAATGTCACTTACTAGGTTTGTTGGACAGCAGAtcttttctttattgaatttttttaattttactcgaAGTTCGTATTCTAATACTTGAAAACCCTCCCTCATACTGACTTTTATGGAAATACAGAAATGtagtatacattttaaaatcgaggtcactttttcaatttttgacttcaaatttaaatttcgtaaccAGAAAATTGCTTAGTACTGATATTCATGAAATTCCGCAAATTTATtaagttttccaaaatttagatcacttattgaattttttaattttgaccctaAATTTGTATTCGGACACTGAAATAACTCCCTCGTATAGATTTTCATggaaattatattcaaatatgtAAATGAATAAGATGCACTATGCTTCCTCATACGCATAGAATAAATTTGCTTTTTCATAGAGGGCAGTTTTTTATTATCGTGAGAACAAATGTGCCTGTTTAGTGAGACCGTCAAAACATCAATCATTGTGTTCTGTTATAAGAAAAAACTGTTTAACTTACAGTAGTGTGAtgatattccaaatatttaaaatagtc carries:
- the LOC117167294 gene encoding uncharacterized protein LOC117167294 isoform X2, with protein sequence MIFHIFFLSLFFVQSFCEEFPRRFCKSTDVECMRNKRTWAWADSILNKRIRRPNEDAISARRMTDDLPLADDILHDITSKLDDLPSIVNLSDDSSDFSEPVERPEAVACPGLNHNIPMNKKVVKNSVSDDDHANNENYESIRKLIVPENRIGGGPYG
- the LOC117167294 gene encoding uncharacterized protein LOC117167294 isoform X1 — its product is MIFHIFFLSLFFVQSFCEEFPRRFCKSTDVECMRNKRTWAWADSILNKRIRRPNEDAISARRMTDDLPLADDILHDITSKLDDLPSIVNLSDDSSDFSEPVERPEAVACPGLNNHGAFVKEHPHILHNIPMNKKVVKNSVSDDDHANNENYESIRKLIVPENRIGGGPYG